Proteins from a single region of bacterium:
- a CDS encoding UbiA family prenyltransferase yields the protein MVALPPDMDAREGANAWAERPQALAAAVRTAPAVSASPSAARDLLWALTASTLHRVRRGEGALLAINLSLIATRATDAAQAVAAALVSLLVIAAMYAVNDLWDAPADATNPKKDPALVAVYLERRALAVWSVLGLKTLTLLFAAATLGPAPSLAVAATMLVNVVYSAALKGVPVLDVVWCGVWGAAYAAITGASPTLLVVVGLMTAVCHLYQALDDRAADAASAITTTAVRSRALSVLVLGVLVALLGVALRPALGLPGAVSAATPLAVHLLVPSARIGWLATKAYFGVVWLCLLGLPDAFQ from the coding sequence GTGGTAGCCCTCCCGCCCGACATGGACGCGCGCGAGGGGGCGAACGCGTGGGCGGAGCGGCCGCAGGCCCTCGCCGCGGCGGTGCGGACGGCGCCCGCAGTCTCCGCGTCGCCGTCCGCGGCTCGTGATCTCCTCTGGGCGCTGACCGCGTCCACGCTGCACCGCGTCCGGCGCGGGGAGGGGGCGCTGCTGGCGATCAACCTCTCCCTCATCGCCACCCGGGCGACGGACGCGGCGCAGGCCGTCGCCGCGGCGCTGGTCTCGCTGCTCGTGATCGCCGCGATGTACGCGGTGAACGACCTGTGGGACGCGCCCGCCGACGCGACCAACCCGAAGAAGGACCCCGCGCTCGTCGCCGTCTACCTCGAGCGGCGCGCCCTCGCCGTGTGGAGCGTCCTCGGGCTGAAGACGCTCACGCTGCTCTTCGCCGCGGCGACGCTCGGCCCCGCGCCGTCGCTGGCGGTCGCGGCGACGATGCTCGTGAACGTCGTGTACTCGGCGGCGTTGAAGGGCGTTCCCGTGCTCGACGTCGTCTGGTGCGGCGTGTGGGGCGCCGCCTACGCGGCGATCACCGGCGCGTCGCCGACGTTGCTCGTCGTCGTCGGCCTGATGACGGCAGTCTGCCATCTCTATCAGGCGCTGGACGATCGCGCCGCCGACGCCGCGAGCGCGATCACGACCACCGCGGTCCGCTCGCGGGCGCTGTCGGTGCTCGTGCTCGGGGTGCTGGTCGCGCTGCTCGGCGTCGCGCTCCGGCCGGCGCTCGGCCTGCCCGGGGCGGTGAGCGCGGCGACGCCCCTCGCGGTCCATCTCCTCGTGCCGAGCGCGCGCATCGGCTGGCTCGCGACGAAAGCGTACTTCGGGGTCGTCTGGCTCTGCCTCCTGGGGCTTCCCGATGCGTTTCAGTGA
- a CDS encoding Zn-ribbon domain-containing OB-fold protein, with translation MTEPPKEPVKYVDANVYLPYHYVAGDFRAIYLNGLREGKILGSKDSKTGKIFVPPILNSPESFAPCEEIVQLDDRGTVTTFCVVNIPVIGRDLEIPYVAASVALDGAAISIFALIQKCKADEVRMGMRVEAVWKPAAERTGDHTDIQYFRPTGEPDAPRESYINRL, from the coding sequence ATGACCGAGCCGCCGAAGGAACCCGTCAAGTACGTCGACGCGAACGTCTACCTGCCCTACCACTACGTGGCCGGCGACTTTCGCGCGATCTACCTGAACGGGCTGCGCGAGGGGAAGATCCTCGGATCGAAGGACTCGAAGACCGGCAAGATCTTCGTCCCGCCGATCCTGAACTCGCCCGAGAGCTTCGCGCCGTGCGAGGAGATCGTGCAGCTCGACGACCGCGGCACGGTGACGACCTTCTGCGTCGTCAACATCCCGGTCATCGGCCGCGACCTCGAGATCCCGTACGTCGCGGCGTCGGTGGCGCTCGACGGCGCCGCCATCTCGATCTTCGCGCTCATCCAGAAGTGCAAGGCCGACGAGGTCCGCATGGGCATGCGCGTCGAGGCGGTGTGGAAGCCCGCCGCGGAGCGCACCGGCGACCACACCGACATCCAGTACTTCCGTCCCACGGGCGAGCCCGACGCGCCCCGAGAGTC
- a CDS encoding cupin-like domain-containing protein, with protein sequence MSAGVRVPGADDAPAFAFRTHPLGRVEAPDAETFARRWLAPREPVVLTGLTRGWAPPSIWAPDSMGARWGAARVVAAELAGGTLRDDPHQGVLFRRIALRTFTASLGSPGSARHYVMAPTWNFPPLFQETFRVPAYCTGAPHLRAKVWLGKAGTVTPLHRDVPHNLHVHLHGRKRWLLFPPGARGMYPRGVFSGMPNFSTVDPERLDAAEHPRFGRTPARVATLAPGETLFIPHGWWHHTRSLDDAVAMNFWWGGRLVQGLAHASTAWKRLRGIRRDEWT encoded by the coding sequence ATGAGCGCCGGCGTCCGGGTGCCGGGCGCGGACGACGCGCCGGCGTTCGCGTTCCGCACGCACCCGCTCGGGCGCGTCGAGGCGCCGGATGCGGAGACGTTCGCGCGCCGCTGGCTCGCGCCGCGCGAGCCCGTGGTGTTGACGGGCCTGACGCGCGGCTGGGCGCCGCCGTCGATCTGGGCCCCCGACAGCATGGGCGCGCGCTGGGGGGCGGCGCGCGTCGTCGCCGCCGAGCTCGCCGGCGGCACGCTGCGCGACGATCCGCACCAGGGCGTGCTCTTCCGGCGCATCGCGCTGCGCACGTTCACCGCGTCGCTCGGGTCTCCGGGCTCGGCGCGTCACTACGTGATGGCGCCGACGTGGAACTTCCCGCCGCTCTTCCAGGAGACCTTCCGCGTGCCGGCGTACTGCACCGGCGCACCGCACCTGCGCGCCAAGGTGTGGCTCGGCAAGGCCGGCACGGTGACGCCGCTCCATCGCGACGTTCCGCACAACCTCCACGTCCACCTCCACGGCCGCAAGCGCTGGCTGCTCTTCCCGCCGGGCGCGCGCGGCATGTACCCGCGCGGCGTCTTCTCGGGCATGCCGAACTTCTCCACGGTCGACCCCGAGCGTCTCGACGCCGCGGAGCATCCGCGCTTCGGCCGCACGCCGGCGCGCGTGGCGACGCTGGCGCCCGGCGAGACGCTCTTCATCCCACACGGGTGGTGGCATCACACGCGTTCGCTCGACGACGCCGTGGCGATGAACTTCTGGTGGGGCGGCCGGCTCGTGCAGGGGCTGGCGCACGCCTCGACGGCGTGGAAGCGGCTGCGCGGCATCCGCCGCGACGAGTGGACGTGA
- a CDS encoding OB-fold domain-containing protein, whose amino-acid sequence MADIRADPLELRTAMEFPYKHSTGQTIGRFLAGLKEQGRIWGQRIAGQGVVVPPLGYSETDSSEGGDWVLVENTGTVTAVAKVHQPIERLHPEAKPFAFVLVKLDGADTALAHLVRDDADKVTVGSRVTAEFLPEGERTGSLRDIATFRLAD is encoded by the coding sequence ATGGCCGACATCCGCGCCGACCCGCTCGAGCTCCGCACCGCGATGGAATTCCCGTACAAGCACTCGACGGGACAGACCATCGGACGCTTCCTCGCCGGGCTGAAGGAGCAGGGGCGCATCTGGGGGCAGCGCATCGCGGGACAGGGCGTCGTCGTGCCGCCGCTCGGCTACTCGGAGACCGATTCGTCCGAGGGCGGCGACTGGGTGCTGGTCGAGAACACCGGCACGGTCACCGCGGTCGCGAAGGTGCACCAGCCGATCGAGCGGCTGCATCCGGAAGCGAAGCCGTTCGCGTTCGTGCTGGTGAAGCTCGACGGCGCCGACACCGCCCTCGCGCACCTCGTGCGTGACGACGCCGACAAGGTGACGGTCGGCTCGCGCGTCACGGCCGAGTTCCTGCCCGAGGGCGAGCGCACCGGCAGCCTGCGCGACATCGCCACCTTCCGTCTGGCCGACTGA
- a CDS encoding radical SAM protein encodes MRFSDKLAIGYAYGTSLLAWMTDGAPRPFSATFAVTNRCNLQCSYCNCPFIDPTQLALDRIDVLFGRLQAMGVRRLGLAGGEPMMRRDLGEIVALAKARRFFVTLNSNLTLYDRHPERLAGADLVYTSLDGDAAAHAAARGARAHQGVLAAIARLVAAGKPVIAICVVTEHSLAQVDHLLDQAARMGFRMHFQPQCTDTDVVRGTVPASVTNERFRAFWRRLLAEKRRGRPIVSSTPYLEFLAEWRDFSVSAYAEPGARCPAGHGYLYVDPLGRGWACAYTKLKMTSVDLLADDWRTAWDRTTPCTTCSVGPMLEFNTLFRRPLAAALEGLRSYG; translated from the coding sequence ATGCGTTTCAGTGACAAGCTCGCGATCGGCTACGCGTACGGCACGAGCCTTCTCGCCTGGATGACCGACGGCGCACCGCGTCCGTTCTCGGCGACCTTCGCGGTGACCAACCGCTGCAACCTCCAGTGCAGCTACTGCAACTGCCCCTTCATCGACCCGACGCAGCTGGCGCTCGATCGGATCGACGTCCTGTTCGGCCGCCTCCAGGCGATGGGCGTGCGCCGCCTCGGGCTCGCCGGCGGCGAGCCGATGATGCGCCGGGACCTCGGCGAGATCGTGGCGCTCGCGAAGGCGCGACGCTTCTTCGTCACCCTGAACTCGAACCTGACGCTCTACGATCGCCACCCCGAGCGCCTCGCCGGCGCCGACCTCGTCTACACCAGCCTCGACGGCGACGCGGCGGCGCACGCGGCGGCGCGCGGCGCCCGCGCGCACCAGGGTGTGCTCGCGGCGATCGCGCGCCTGGTCGCGGCGGGCAAGCCGGTGATCGCCATCTGCGTCGTCACCGAGCACAGCCTGGCGCAGGTGGACCACCTCCTCGACCAGGCGGCGCGGATGGGATTCCGCATGCACTTCCAGCCGCAGTGCACCGACACCGACGTCGTGCGCGGGACGGTGCCCGCGTCGGTGACCAACGAGCGCTTCCGCGCGTTCTGGCGCCGTCTCCTCGCCGAGAAGCGGCGCGGCCGGCCGATCGTCAGCTCGACGCCGTACCTCGAGTTCCTCGCCGAGTGGCGCGACTTCTCCGTCTCCGCCTATGCCGAGCCGGGGGCGCGCTGTCCCGCCGGACACGGCTACCTCTACGTCGATCCGCTCGGGCGCGGCTGGGCCTGCGCGTACACCAAGCTCAAGATGACCTCGGTCGACCTCCTCGCCGACGACTGGCGCACGGCGTGGGACCGCACGACGCCGTGCACGACCTGCTCCGTCGGGCCGATGCTCGAGTTCAACACGCTCTTCCGCCGGCCGCTCGCGGCCGCGCTCGAGGGCCTGCGGAGCTACGGATGA